GCCGGCACGGCAGCCATTTCTTCGGGTCGTCCTCGGGCGGCAACAGCCTGCATGCCAAGGCCATCGTGGTCGACGAGGAGCATGCCTTCGTCGGTTCGATGAACCTCGATCCGCGTTCCGTGCATCTCAATACGGAAGATGGCGTGATCGTTGATTCGCACGCACTTGCCCAGGCCTTGCTGGCGATTTTTGCGGACGCGACCAAGCCCAACCATGCCTATCAGGTGCTACTGGACGACAAGGACCGGGTTTACTGGCAGGGCAAGGAGCCCGGCCAGCCCATGGTCCGCTACGACACGGCGCCGCAAACCAGCTGGTGGCGCCGCTTCAAGGTGAACGCTGGCGGGCTGCTGCCCATCGAAAGCCTGCTTTGAGAGCAGGGCTTGAAAGCCGGGGTGGGCAGCCTTATGATTGAGTACGCACTCAATTAATGATTCGAGACTCATGGCCCGCCCCCGCAGCGAAGACAAGCGCAACGCCATCCTGGATGCCGCCACCAAGGTGTTCGCGGAGCAGGGTACGAGTGCGCCGACCGCGCGGATCGCCCGGCAGGCAGGCGTGGCCGAAGGCACGTTATTCACTTATTTCGAAAGCAAGGACGTGCTGCTCAACGAGCTCTACCTGACGGTGAAAGCCGGGCTCAGGGAGGCGATGCTGGTGGACTATCCCCAGAAAGGTAGCCTCCGCGAACGGGCCCAGCATGCGTGGAACGGCTACGTGAATTGGGGCGTGGTCCATCCGGAAGGGCGCAAGGTCATGGCGCAGCTGACGGTGTCCACCGGCATCACGGACGAGGTCAAGGCGACGGGCTCGGCACCCTTCGGCGGTGTCCAGGACATGCTCCGCGAAGCGATGACCAAGGGTGTGCTGCGCGAGATGGCGCCGGCCTTCGTGGGCGCACTGATGTCGGCCATGGCGGAAGCCACCATCACCTTCATCGAGCGCGAACCGAAGCGAGCCGAAGCGTATCGCGCCGCAGGGTTCGAGGCATTCTGGAACGCCATCGGCAAGAGCTGATCATTTTTTCAATCATTTAATGAGTGTGTAAGCACTCAATTACTAAAGGAGACATGTCATGTCAAAAGTCTGGTTAGTCACAGGTAGTTCCCGCGGCCTGGGCCGCGACATCGTTGAGGCCGCACTGGCCCATGGCGACCGCGTGGTGGCCACGGCGCGCCGGCCGGAGCAACTGGCCGATCTGGCACAGCGTTACGGTGACCAGGTGCGCGCCGTGACGCTGGATGTGGCCGATGCCGCCTCGGCGCGCGCCGCAGTGCAGTCCACGGTGGATGCGTTCGGACGTCTGGACGTGCTGGTCAACAACGCCGGCTACGGCAACGCCATGCCGTTCGAGCAGAGCGACGAGGCCGGTTTCCGCGCACAGGTCGAAACCAATTTCTACGGCGTGGTGAACCTTACGCGTGCGGCCTTGCCGGTGATGCGCGCGCAGCGTTCCGGACACATCCTGCAGATTTCCTCGGTGGGCGGCCGCATCGGCGTGCCGGGGCTGTCGGCCTATCAGTCGGCCAAGTGGGCCGTGGGCGGTTTCACCGAAGTGGTGGCGGCCGAAGTGGAGCATCTCGGCATCAAGGTATGTGCACTGGAACCGGGTGGCATGCGCACGGGTTGGGCCGAGGAAGCCAACAGCACGCTGGGTGAACTGATGCCCGACTATGAGGCCTCGGTGGGCACGTTCCGCAGCCGCATCCGCGAGCATCAGGGCAAGGAAGCGAGCGACCCCGCACGTGTGGCGCAGGTGGTGCTGACGCTGGCGTACCATGAAAAGCTGCCGCGCCACCTGCTGTTGGGCAGCGACGCCCTGCATTACTTCGGGATGGTGGAGCAGGACCGCGTGGCAGCCGCGGAACGCTGGCGCGAGGTGAGTCTGTCCACTGATTTCAACAAGGGCCCCATGCCCGCCTTTCCGGCGTACTGAGGTCAGGCCATGAAGATCATCCTCTTCGGCGCCAGCGGCATGGTGGGCCAGGGCGTGTTGCGCGAATGCCTGGCCGCTCCTGACGTGGACCAGGTGCTGGTGGTGGGAAGGAGCACGACCGGGGTGACGCATCCCCGGTTGCGCGAACTGCTCCACCAGGATTTTTTCGACTACGCGTCGATCGAGCCGGCGCTGAAGGGGTATGACGCCTGTTTCTTCTGCCTGGGCGTGAGCGCAGGCGGCATGGACGAGTCGCGCTATGCCCATCTCACCTATGACCTCACGCTGGCGGCAGCGGGCACCTTGGCGCGGCTCAACCCGGCCATGGTCTTCGTCTACGTGTCGGGTGCAGGCACCGACAGCAGCGAGCAAGGACGCAGCATGTGGGCGCGGGTGAAAGGGCGTACCGAGAACGCGCTGCAACGCCTGCCGTTCCGCGCGGTGTACCAGTTCCGGCCGGGGTTTATCGAGCCAGTGCAGGGCGAAAGGTCGAAGACCCCGTCCTATCGCCTGATCTATGGCTTGTCGCGACCACTGTTTCCCTTGCTGCGACGCCTGTTCCCGCGGCACATGCTGAGCACCATCGACATGGGGCGGGCCATGTTGTCCGTAGTGCGGCATGGCGCGCCGACGGCTGTGCTTGAGATCCCCGATATCCAGGCGGCCGCACGGCGCAACGACTGATCTGTCCACTCAGCGGAAGGGTGGTGCGCAAAGCCGGCGAATGTCGTAGCGTGGCGCGGCATCTGATCGGTGGCGGGCCCGTGCGTGAGGGCCTGCGTTGACTCCAGCCCACTGGCCCAAGAGCGCTCGCATGCACCGTTCGCGTGGTTCCCGCAAAACGCATGCAACTCGCTGGGGCCGGTGCCTGGGCCTGCTGGGGCTGGCCCTGCTGGCGGCCTGCAGCAGTGCGGTGCGCACGGATGCCCCCGCGAAAGACGATCCGCTGATGACGGCCCGGCGTCTGTGGCACGACGCGGCGGCGATCCAGCGCAAGGATCTGGCGGCGCGCAACTGGATGCACTGCGCGCTGGCGGCGTATCGCGCCGCCGACACCGACAATGTGCTGCGGGCGCAGGAAGCCCAGGCCATGGCCGGTGGCTGCACCCACGAGTTGATGGGCTATCTGCTCGACCAGGAGCCGGCACCGTGGCGTCCGCACACGATCACCGTGGTGGGCGAACCCTTGCGCGTCGTGTTCCGCGACATGCCTGACAGTCTGGACGACGGCCCGGTCGCGCTGGCGCGCGCCGACGAAGTGACCTTGCCGGACGTGATGGGCCAGCGCTACATCTCCGCCGGCTATGGCGTGTCGATGGTGGGGTGGCAGCCGCCTTGCCATGACAAGCCGATCTGCAAGCTGTATCCACCGGACGGCGTGACGCGCGCACTCACGGCGTGGATCGAACCCGGCGATGACGGTGTGCCCCAGCTGGTACTGACCGGCACGCGCAAACATCCGGAGATGACCATCGGCCATCGCAGCGTGCCCTTGGCGACGGATTTCTCCGCGCCGTATGCAGCCTTGGTGGACCGCTCGCACATCAACCGGATGGCGCTGTGGGGCCTGGTGGGCGGACAGCAGCTGGCGATGCGCGAAGGGCTGTACCTGCTGCAGGATTACGACCCGTCCAAGACGCCGATCATCATGGTGCACGGGCTGGGGCGCAGCCCGCTGATCTGGGCCCGCCTGACCAACCTTATCGACGGCACGCCCGAGTTGCGTGCGCGCTACCAGGTGTGGCACGTCGTGTATCCCACCAACACGCCGGTGCTGCTCAACCGCATGGTCGTGCAACGCATGATGGATCGCGCCTGGCACACGCTGGACCCCGACGGCACGGCGCCGGCGCACCAGGACATGGTGATGATCGGGCACAGCATGGGCGGCGTGATTTCGCGCCTGATGGTGTCCGACAGCAGCGACGTGGTGTGGAAGGCGGTGTTCGACATCCCGCCGGATCAATTGCGGGGCAAGGCGTCCGATATCGCCACGCTGGATTCGCTGTTCCGTTTCCAGCCCTATACAGGCGTGAACCGGGTGATCTTCCTGGCTACGCCGCACCTTGGCAGCCCGCTCGCCGACAGCTTCATCGGCTGGGTGGCGCGTCGCGTGGTGCGCGCACACACGCCCGAGCTGGATGCGCTGGAGCGTGTGGTGGCCGAGAACCGCGCCCAC
The nucleotide sequence above comes from Dyella telluris. Encoded proteins:
- a CDS encoding TetR/AcrR family transcriptional regulator, translating into MARPRSEDKRNAILDAATKVFAEQGTSAPTARIARQAGVAEGTLFTYFESKDVLLNELYLTVKAGLREAMLVDYPQKGSLRERAQHAWNGYVNWGVVHPEGRKVMAQLTVSTGITDEVKATGSAPFGGVQDMLREAMTKGVLREMAPAFVGALMSAMAEATITFIEREPKRAEAYRAAGFEAFWNAIGKS
- a CDS encoding SDR family NAD(P)-dependent oxidoreductase; its protein translation is MSKVWLVTGSSRGLGRDIVEAALAHGDRVVATARRPEQLADLAQRYGDQVRAVTLDVADAASARAAVQSTVDAFGRLDVLVNNAGYGNAMPFEQSDEAGFRAQVETNFYGVVNLTRAALPVMRAQRSGHILQISSVGGRIGVPGLSAYQSAKWAVGGFTEVVAAEVEHLGIKVCALEPGGMRTGWAEEANSTLGELMPDYEASVGTFRSRIREHQGKEASDPARVAQVVLTLAYHEKLPRHLLLGSDALHYFGMVEQDRVAAAERWREVSLSTDFNKGPMPAFPAY
- a CDS encoding NAD(P)H-binding protein, which translates into the protein MKIILFGASGMVGQGVLRECLAAPDVDQVLVVGRSTTGVTHPRLRELLHQDFFDYASIEPALKGYDACFFCLGVSAGGMDESRYAHLTYDLTLAAAGTLARLNPAMVFVYVSGAGTDSSEQGRSMWARVKGRTENALQRLPFRAVYQFRPGFIEPVQGERSKTPSYRLIYGLSRPLFPLLRRLFPRHMLSTIDMGRAMLSVVRHGAPTAVLEIPDIQAAARRND
- a CDS encoding esterase/lipase family protein, whose translation is MHRSRGSRKTHATRWGRCLGLLGLALLAACSSAVRTDAPAKDDPLMTARRLWHDAAAIQRKDLAARNWMHCALAAYRAADTDNVLRAQEAQAMAGGCTHELMGYLLDQEPAPWRPHTITVVGEPLRVVFRDMPDSLDDGPVALARADEVTLPDVMGQRYISAGYGVSMVGWQPPCHDKPICKLYPPDGVTRALTAWIEPGDDGVPQLVLTGTRKHPEMTIGHRSVPLATDFSAPYAALVDRSHINRMALWGLVGGQQLAMREGLYLLQDYDPSKTPIIMVHGLGRSPLIWARLTNLIDGTPELRARYQVWHVVYPTNTPVLLNRMVVQRMMDRAWHTLDPDGTAPAHQDMVMIGHSMGGVISRLMVSDSSDVVWKAVFDIPPDQLRGKASDIATLDSLFRFQPYTGVNRVIFLATPHLGSPLADSFIGWVARRVVRAHTPELDALERVVAENRAHENPLLALDYASHGLSSISTLSAAQPVSRAAQTLMPAQGVRYYTFAGKLPGANPPGDGIVPLQSALIAGAVSTTVVKDGHQLYLNDEVLAKIVDILRQP